The Gossypium raimondii isolate GPD5lz chromosome 2, ASM2569854v1, whole genome shotgun sequence genome segment GAAATTCTTATGTTTTACCCTCAGAGCAAACTGCTTCAATCGACTATACTTCACGAACTGCCGGAGATTACTCAAAATCGATATATCAACGGGAATATCAGATGCATTTCCTCCTTCCCTAACCCATTGGTGTGCTGGAGAAGTCGAAACCAGTCAGATATTCTAGAAATAATAGGAGGATAAGATCATAACACGATACAAGAATTACTTAAATGGGTAATAGCAAGCTCGGCATGTAAGATTCACTTCCTTCGAGCtagaaaacttgaaaaaaaatgaaaaaagtgaTAATTTACTAAGAGATGATGTAAACACATACATAGGGCCTGAGCTGCTGTCAATCTAGCCCGAGGATCCTTCACCAACATCTTCTTCAAAAAGTCTTTAGCGTCGTCGCTAATTGTTGGCCATGGTTTTCGACGGAAATCAGGCTTGTTCTTCAAAACCTATGAGTTATAGACAcattatataacaaatttaatataagaCATCTTAGGGTAAAAGCACAAAAGGGGCCCCTGCGCTAGGAGTTAGATTTTATTTTGCCCAttcaactaaaaaaatgggCATATTAATTCTTGTACGTTAGataaaagagcaaattgatcctttctgttaaaaattttatctatttgtactattaaaaattgacatgGCTGATGAAATAATCAAACAGTGATACATGACGTGTCATGTGTATCTTATTCTAACGTATagggaccaatttttaacagtagaaatggatggaattttgaaaaggactaatttgctcttttaTTTAACGCATTcgaggactaatttgcccattttttagtagagggggtAAAATGCAATCCGTCTCCTAGTATAGgagcctccatggtacttttacccacATCCTAGATACACATTGCCAAGTGAATTTCATAGGATAAAGCATGGTGCAAAAACATGCATAGCACCGATGTAATATTGTGTCTACatatgttaataataaaataaaatgaaacccGTAATGAGAAAATTGAGGTCCGTGATATGAAAATGTACCACACCTCCTTAAATATACCATCCTCAGTCTTATCCCAAAAGGGACGCTTCCCACAGAGCAAAATGTAGGTAATTACACCGATACTCCATACATCTGATTCAGGCCCTGACCTTCTTTTTAATACTTCAGGAGCAACATAATAGGCACTGCCAACAATATCTCGAAACCTCTTCCCTGCATTTAGTTTTGTGTACGAGGATTATAACATTAGCAAGTTGAACTGAAACTAAACAGAACACACAATATATTGATAATGGAACCTGGTAATGTTAAAAAGCATACTTTAATCAAGCAAATGCTACTCACCAGGTTTGATAAAGTCCGACAAACCGAAATCTGTAGCCTTCAGAGGCGAGTCTGGACGTGTTGACTTAAATAGGAAATTCTACAGGCAAGAAAAAACAAGAGAAACTGTAAGTAAGCAGCATGACATGAAGTTTACGAGTAAGCCATGTTAATGTACTTGAGCATACCTCAGGTTTCATGTCACGGTGCACTAAGCCATGCAGATGACACTCGGCCGCAACTTTGAGCATTTGCCGTACTACTACTGCAGCATCTTTTTCACTATATCGGCTATCTTTTCTGATAGAAGATGGGAAGAATAAGTTACTACAGGCTGTTTAAACTATCGAAAAATCAAGGGAAAGAAAGTACTACATATACTTACTTGGCCAAAATCCGGTCCAACAATTCTCCACCCTCACATAACCTAGAATCATAGAACATCAACACATGATAGAGTCAAGATATGAAGCACAGATCAAGGTCGAACACGAGTTCCAAggggggaaaaagaaaagaaaaacgagaAAAAGGAGATGAGCTTATAGAACTTACTCCATAACAATATACACATAGGAATCATCCTCGAATGCATTATAAAATTGAACCACATTTTCATGGCCTTTCAAGGCTTTCAATATCTTGACTTCTCGCTTGACATCCTCGACAGCGATTGGAAGAATCATCTGCACCCGAAACAGGaatctaaaataagaaaaaggctCCACTTCGAgatggaaatgaaaagaatCTAATGCATCTAAGGAAATGAAACCTCATAcatgatgtatttattttaatggcAATATATTGCATCACAATatatgaaagtaaaaaaataccTCTCCACTCGTCTAATATCATTCTGAAAACTTCTAAATACCGCACCATGAACACATTTTGAGATGGAAAAAGCAGTAAGGAAAGCAACACCTCACCATGAAAGCACAGCTAAAGAGAGACTGAAGTTATCAAATTTTAGATTAGCTAGTTTAGTGTAACTACTAACTACTACATCGATCCGATTCAGTGATAGTTACAACTACAAAATATGTGCATATTAAAGGTTGCAGCTTCACATTGAAGCTTCAATCAACTTCAATTACTGCAAATTTGCAAATTACACAAGTttcggtaaaagtatcatggagtcCCCTATACAAGAAatcaaattgcaaaaaaaaatagttaaattaatcctttacattaaataaaagagcaaattagtcatttctcaaaaatgaataaattagtctattaaatcaaagagcaaattaatcttttctataaaaaatttcatctatttgttCCGTACAAGACcaatttttaattgtaaaaatggatgaaatctTTAATCTAACTTACAAGAACTAATTTAGCCactttttaagttaaggggGTAAAATACAATACTAAGGGGGTAAAATACAATACAACTTTTAGTACAAGTTACTTTTAGCCACAAGTTTGCCATACCTCCAAGAGCTTAAAACTGTACTAATATTGTCAAGCCAAAGAAACAGTAGATCCAAAATCCTCATGGTTCAATGAATTTTTCCCATAGTCATGCTTCATATCCAATACatagcaaaattaatatatacatacacagacatatatacgtatataatCAATAAGGAATTGAAACCCCACCACTATATAAACAACTCTAATCCAGAAATCCCAAAAAAAATCCCACCTTGAATTTGAAAAAGTGAATGAAATAACTAACCCCAAGATCCCAGAAGCACAAATCAAGCAAggatttaaaattaacatttaaaaattaccttatttttatcaattttcttAACAGCAACACGATCCCCATTCACCTTGTCTATTGCAACGTAAGTGTAACCAAATTGACCATGTCCCAACAATTTCCCAATCGTATAACGCTGATCAAAATCCTTATCGTACCCAAAATCCGTACGTTTCCCCCATGGG includes the following:
- the LOC105787475 gene encoding calcium-dependent protein kinase 28 isoform X2; its protein translation is MILPIAVEDVKREVKILKALKGHENVVQFYNAFEDDSYVYIVMELCEGGELLDRILAKKDSRYSEKDAAVVVRQMLKVAAECHLHGLVHRDMKPENFLFKSTRPDSPLKATDFGLSDFIKPGKRFRDIVGSAYYVAPEVLKRRSGPESDVWSIGVITYILLCGKRPFWDKTEDGIFKEVLKNKPDFRRKPWPTISDDAKDFLKKMLVKDPRARLTAAQALSHQWVREGGNASDIPVDISILSNLRQFVKYSRLKQFALRALASTLNEEEIADLRDQFDAIDVDKSGSISLEEMRQALAKDLPWKLKDSRVLEILQAIDSNTDGLVDFTEFVAAALHVNQMEEHDCDKWQMRLQAAFEKFDVDRDGYITPEELRMHTGLRGSIDPLLEEADIDKDGKISLSEFRRLLRTASMGSRNVSSPSGNRNTQKL
- the LOC105787475 gene encoding calcium-dependent protein kinase 28 isoform X1 encodes the protein MGACLSATKVSGGSSGNTTAHHRKTATNAEKQSQKPNNQQVRCSQPLKNKQKPEKQSGIIPWGKRTDFGYDKDFDQRYTIGKLLGHGQFGYTYVAIDKVNGDRVAVKKIDKNKMILPIAVEDVKREVKILKALKGHENVVQFYNAFEDDSYVYIVMELCEGGELLDRILAKKDSRYSEKDAAVVVRQMLKVAAECHLHGLVHRDMKPENFLFKSTRPDSPLKATDFGLSDFIKPGKRFRDIVGSAYYVAPEVLKRRSGPESDVWSIGVITYILLCGKRPFWDKTEDGIFKEVLKNKPDFRRKPWPTISDDAKDFLKKMLVKDPRARLTAAQALSHQWVREGGNASDIPVDISILSNLRQFVKYSRLKQFALRALASTLNEEEIADLRDQFDAIDVDKSGSISLEEMRQALAKDLPWKLKDSRVLEILQAIDSNTDGLVDFTEFVAAALHVNQMEEHDCDKWQMRLQAAFEKFDVDRDGYITPEELRMHTGLRGSIDPLLEEADIDKDGKISLSEFRRLLRTASMGSRNVSSPSGNRNTQKL